A single region of the Pontibacter kalidii genome encodes:
- the rocD gene encoding ornithine--oxo-acid transaminase: MNTQTITSSQQAIDTEHKYGAHNYHPLPVVLSRGEGVHLWDVEGKHYYDFLSAYSAVNQGHCHPKIVGALTEQAQQLTLTSRAFYNDKLGLAEKYICELFGYDKALYMNSGAEAVETAIKLARKWGYTKKGIAPHNAEIIVVEHNFHGRTTGIISFSTDPDSTKGFGPYMPGYKVIPYNDVEALERALKENPNVCGFLVEPIQGEAGVVVPDEGYLSKAHALCREYDVLLMTDEIQTGIGRTGKLLASYYDEVKADILILGKALSGGVLPVSCVLANDEIMLCIQPGEHGSTFGGNPLAAMVAIAALEVIKDENLTENAYRLGELFRERMQRLIEKRPELVTLVRGRGLLNAIIINPTPDGRTAWDVCVELKEKGLLAKPTHGDIIRFAPPLVMTEEQLQECSDIIEDVILNF; encoded by the coding sequence ATGAACACTCAAACCATCACCTCCAGCCAGCAGGCAATTGATACCGAACACAAGTACGGTGCCCACAACTACCATCCACTGCCCGTGGTGCTAAGCCGCGGCGAAGGGGTGCACCTCTGGGATGTGGAAGGAAAGCATTACTACGACTTCCTCTCGGCCTACAGTGCCGTGAACCAGGGCCACTGCCACCCGAAGATCGTGGGCGCCCTCACTGAGCAGGCACAGCAGCTCACGCTCACCTCCCGCGCCTTTTACAACGATAAGCTTGGCCTGGCCGAGAAGTACATCTGCGAGCTGTTTGGCTACGATAAGGCCCTGTACATGAACTCCGGTGCCGAGGCCGTGGAGACGGCCATTAAACTGGCCCGCAAGTGGGGCTATACCAAAAAGGGCATCGCGCCGCATAACGCCGAGATTATTGTGGTGGAGCATAACTTCCATGGTCGCACCACGGGCATCATCTCCTTTTCCACCGACCCGGACTCCACCAAGGGCTTCGGCCCCTACATGCCGGGCTATAAGGTGATTCCTTACAACGATGTGGAGGCGCTGGAGCGTGCCCTGAAGGAGAACCCGAACGTGTGCGGTTTCCTGGTGGAGCCGATCCAGGGCGAGGCGGGCGTAGTGGTGCCTGACGAGGGCTACCTGTCCAAGGCCCACGCGCTGTGCAGGGAGTACGATGTGCTGTTGATGACCGATGAGATACAGACCGGCATCGGGCGCACCGGCAAGCTGCTGGCCAGCTACTACGACGAGGTGAAGGCCGACATACTTATACTTGGCAAGGCGCTCTCCGGAGGCGTGCTGCCGGTTTCCTGCGTACTGGCCAACGACGAGATCATGCTGTGCATACAGCCGGGCGAGCACGGCTCTACCTTCGGCGGCAACCCGCTGGCTGCCATGGTGGCCATTGCCGCGCTGGAGGTAATCAAAGATGAAAACCTGACGGAGAACGCTTATAGACTGGGAGAGCTGTTCCGGGAGCGCATGCAGCGCCTGATCGAGAAGCGGCCGGAGCTGGTAACACTGGTGCGCGGCAGAGGCCTTTTGAACGCCATCATCATCAACCCGACACCGGATGGCCGCACCGCCTGGGATGTGTGCGTGGAGCTGAAGGAAAAAGGCCTGCTGGCCAAGCCAACCCACGGCGACATCATCCGCTTCGCACCACCGCTGGTGATGACGGAGGAGCAACTGCAGGAGTGCAGCGACATCATTGAGGACGTGATCCTGAACTTCTAA
- a CDS encoding asparagine synthetase A produces the protein MTEEVTLTQSAVLDDTVSHLSRASLPKILKVQQGIVRAAHDFMYRKGLTQLMPLMLSPITDPLNHGVVDASISYAEQRWSLTKSMIFHKQLALMNPGLDSLYIVSPNVRLEFSDRAETGRHLFEFTQIDFEFKGKDRFFVMEFMEELVNFVFRRLNEELPDIILELRGELLPQYEKWEVCRTEKLEAALGSDYEHLKSKEATEPFWLLNHKREFYDKEDPKKPGTYLNYDVIWPEGFGEGLSGAEREYEYHQIKKRMAEVGTNQEAFAHYLEVAKEGGIPRTAGGGFGVERMTRFICRLKDVNEVTVFSRKPFTKAIF, from the coding sequence ATGACAGAAGAAGTTACACTTACGCAATCGGCGGTGCTCGATGACACCGTGAGCCACCTGAGCCGGGCATCGCTGCCCAAGATCCTGAAAGTGCAGCAGGGCATTGTGCGCGCCGCCCACGATTTTATGTACCGCAAGGGCCTGACGCAACTCATGCCGCTCATGCTCTCCCCCATCACCGACCCGCTGAACCATGGTGTGGTAGATGCCTCCATTAGCTACGCCGAGCAGCGCTGGAGCCTTACCAAGTCCATGATCTTCCACAAGCAACTGGCCCTGATGAACCCCGGGCTCGACAGCCTCTACATCGTGTCGCCGAACGTGCGCCTGGAGTTCTCTGACCGCGCTGAGACCGGCCGCCACCTGTTCGAGTTTACGCAGATCGACTTTGAGTTTAAGGGCAAAGACCGCTTTTTTGTGATGGAGTTTATGGAGGAGCTGGTAAACTTCGTGTTCCGCCGCCTGAACGAGGAGTTACCGGACATCATACTTGAGCTACGTGGCGAGCTGCTGCCGCAGTATGAGAAGTGGGAAGTATGCCGCACCGAGAAGCTGGAAGCCGCCCTGGGGTCAGACTATGAGCATCTTAAGTCGAAGGAGGCCACGGAGCCGTTCTGGCTGCTGAACCACAAGCGCGAGTTTTACGACAAGGAGGATCCGAAGAAGCCGGGCACCTACCTGAACTACGATGTGATCTGGCCAGAGGGCTTTGGCGAAGGGTTATCGGGAGCAGAGCGCGAGTATGAGTATCACCAGATCAAAAAGCGCATGGCAGAGGTTGGCACCAACCAGGAGGCTTTTGCGCATTACCTGGAGGTGGCTAAGGAAGGCGGCATACCAAGAACTGCCGGTGGTGGCTTCGGTGTGGAGCGCATGACCCGCTTTATCTGCCGCCTGAAAGATGTGAATGAGGTAACCGTGTTCTCGCGCAAGCCTTTTACCAAAGCCATTTTCTAA
- a CDS encoding Lrp/AsnC ligand binding domain-containing protein, translating to MNYEIDNLDKQILRLLMQDVTRAYTDIAKELNVSGGTIHVRMKKLTEMGVVKGAQLLVNPSAVGFDICAFIGVFLEKGSEYKETVEKMQNIPEIVELHYTTGAYSMFAKIVCRDTKHLREVLNEKLQSIEGVQRTETLISLEESINRQIKIE from the coding sequence ATGAATTACGAAATTGATAACCTGGATAAGCAGATTCTGCGCCTGCTGATGCAGGATGTGACCCGCGCTTACACTGATATTGCCAAAGAACTGAATGTTTCGGGCGGTACGATACACGTGCGGATGAAGAAACTGACGGAAATGGGCGTGGTGAAGGGGGCCCAACTGCTGGTAAACCCTTCAGCGGTTGGCTTTGATATCTGCGCGTTTATCGGGGTGTTCCTGGAGAAGGGCTCGGAGTATAAGGAGACGGTGGAGAAGATGCAGAACATCCCTGAGATTGTGGAACTACACTACACCACCGGTGCCTACAGCATGTTTGCCAAGATCGTGTGCCGCGACACCAAGCACCTGCGCGAGGTGCTGAACGAGAAACTGCAGTCTATAGAGGGGGTGCAGCGCACCGAGACGCTGATCTCGCTGGAGGAAAGTATAAACCGGCAGATCAAGATCGAGTAA
- a CDS encoding pyridoxal phosphate-dependent aminotransferase, with product MTVSKMAQNLIGSEIIRVAGEVNAMIAKGEPICNLTIGDFNPGIYPIPEELRKGITKAYEQGHTNYPPANGVAVLRKAVVAFTQECLGLTYPENDILVAGGSRPLIYATYLALVDPGDKVVYPTPSWNNNHYCHLSGATPVEVKTRPENNFMPTAADVKPHLKGATMLALCSPLNPTGTMFSKKDLEEICDLVLEENRTRSEGEKPLYMLYDQIYWMLTFGSAEHYDPVSLRPEMRDYTIYIDGTSKCFAATGVRVGYAFGPTVVMDKMKSILGHVGAWAPKAEQMAMAEFLQNRQAVDTFMNEFKPKVQESLNVLYNGFRELKSEGFAVDAIEPMGAIYLSAKIDLAGKTTPEGKVLETSQDVTFYVLQEAKLAVVPFSAFGSGKDVNWFRLSVGGASLEDIKASLGRLREALQKLQ from the coding sequence ATGACAGTTTCTAAAATGGCGCAGAACCTGATCGGCTCCGAGATTATTCGGGTGGCCGGCGAGGTGAACGCAATGATTGCAAAGGGCGAGCCTATCTGCAACCTCACCATCGGCGACTTTAACCCTGGCATATACCCCATCCCGGAGGAATTGCGCAAGGGCATCACCAAAGCCTACGAGCAGGGGCACACTAACTATCCACCTGCCAATGGCGTGGCGGTGTTGCGCAAGGCGGTGGTGGCTTTCACGCAGGAGTGCCTGGGCCTTACCTACCCGGAGAACGACATCCTGGTGGCAGGCGGCTCACGCCCCCTTATCTATGCCACCTACCTGGCGCTGGTAGACCCGGGCGACAAGGTGGTATACCCCACCCCGTCCTGGAACAACAACCACTACTGCCACCTATCCGGCGCTACGCCGGTGGAGGTAAAGACGCGGCCGGAGAATAACTTTATGCCAACCGCTGCCGACGTAAAGCCGCACCTGAAAGGCGCCACCATGCTGGCCCTGTGCTCGCCGCTGAACCCGACAGGCACGATGTTCTCCAAAAAAGACCTGGAGGAGATCTGCGACCTGGTGCTGGAGGAGAACCGCACCCGCAGTGAAGGTGAGAAGCCGTTGTACATGCTCTACGACCAGATCTACTGGATGCTAACTTTTGGCAGCGCCGAGCACTACGACCCGGTGAGCCTGCGCCCGGAGATGCGCGACTATACGATCTACATCGACGGTACCTCCAAATGTTTTGCCGCCACAGGCGTACGCGTGGGCTACGCCTTCGGTCCGACGGTGGTGATGGATAAGATGAAATCCATACTTGGCCACGTGGGTGCCTGGGCGCCTAAGGCGGAACAGATGGCTATGGCCGAGTTCCTGCAGAACCGGCAAGCGGTGGATACCTTTATGAATGAGTTTAAGCCGAAGGTGCAGGAGAGCCTGAACGTGCTCTATAACGGTTTCCGGGAGCTGAAGTCGGAAGGCTTTGCCGTGGATGCTATTGAGCCAATGGGTGCGATTTATCTTTCTGCCAAGATCGACCTTGCCGGCAAAACCACGCCGGAGGGCAAGGTGTTGGAGACAAGCCAGGATGTGACGTTCTACGTGCTGCAAGAGGCGAAGCTGGCCGTGGTGCCGTTCTCGGCCTTTGGCTCCGGCAAAGACGTTAACTGGTTCAGACTATCGGTAGGTGGTGCCTCTCTGGAGGATATCAAAGCATCGCTGGGCAGGCTGCGTGAGGCGCTGCAGAAACTGCAGTAG
- a CDS encoding DUF5686 and carboxypeptidase-like regulatory domain-containing protein codes for MPYVRHLLLLYLCLLCGTALAQVRQVQGVVRDAATGERLPFVSITANEGETGTTTNLEGEYLLRHRQPLRSLRFSYVGYLPSIIYPDSVESINVQLQPTAARLQEVVVLGTGENPAHRIIRLAAENREQHRLQHLDNYTYRTYNKFILTAADVGEQELRDTLQLTKRDSAYLKMRSLLGQQHLFLLESVTDYAFLQPNLTRETILATRVSGLQQPSFGVVAAEAREFSVYDDLPVFFGKRYLSPLSPGSTRKYNFVLQETVVQGQDSIFIISFEPEQGKNFEGLEGLLYINSSGWAVQNVLAGSAGDDEKRNIRLQQRYERVGPQKRWFPTELDVELTIPQLSLNGHQPYARLRTYITNINLNPNLQPTDFGVVALKQQPDAHRQPDSFFQAYRPDSLTQLEQRTYERLDSVGRARKLDRTIRTMEYLMSKQIPIGAISLDLRRLLRVGALEGMRLGMGAYTNDRFSERWKVGGYGGYALKDRKAKYGADAAVILYRPLELQLKATYFKDILETGGRRLAFEEGYGLLGNLRRALLTDMDYTTHQSIALQGRVLRYLQANAQLRQEERQPTLLQQEGQPLSTFNLAEAVLSLRYAPGEKYMQQFNRLVPMTGEEQPVLWLQYTRGLDGFLEGDYGYHKYDLRLKTLLRHRTFGESRVILAGGWVEGNAPLVTRYNGYGSNNRDYKLYTSEGFETMYPYEFFTDRYAALFFSQNFGKRLLNTRFFAPDLVAVTNIGFGSMEEPLQELPEVAFRSMRKGFFESGLMLNNIISSPFSGVGVGAFYRYGPYALQNSRENLRIKLTVSLLF; via the coding sequence ATGCCATACGTCCGCCACCTCCTGCTTTTATACTTGTGCTTGCTCTGCGGCACTGCCTTAGCGCAGGTACGGCAAGTGCAGGGGGTGGTGCGCGATGCGGCCACCGGCGAGCGGCTGCCCTTTGTAAGTATAACAGCCAACGAGGGGGAGACCGGCACCACCACCAACCTGGAGGGGGAGTACTTGCTGCGCCACCGGCAGCCTCTCCGGAGCCTGCGCTTCAGCTATGTGGGGTATCTGCCCAGTATCATCTATCCGGACTCGGTGGAAAGTATAAATGTGCAGCTGCAGCCCACAGCGGCGCGGCTGCAGGAGGTGGTGGTGCTGGGCACCGGCGAGAACCCGGCCCATCGCATCATTAGATTAGCTGCGGAAAATCGGGAGCAGCACCGCCTGCAGCACCTCGATAACTATACCTACCGCACCTACAATAAATTCATACTTACCGCCGCCGACGTGGGGGAGCAGGAGCTGCGCGATACCCTGCAGCTCACTAAACGCGACTCGGCCTACCTGAAGATGCGCAGCCTGCTGGGGCAGCAGCACCTGTTCCTGCTTGAGAGTGTGACCGACTACGCCTTTCTGCAGCCTAACCTCACCAGAGAAACCATCCTGGCCACGCGCGTGTCGGGGCTGCAGCAGCCGAGCTTTGGCGTAGTGGCCGCCGAGGCACGGGAGTTCTCGGTGTACGACGACCTGCCCGTGTTCTTTGGCAAGCGCTACCTGAGCCCTTTGAGCCCGGGCAGCACCCGCAAGTATAACTTTGTGCTGCAGGAGACGGTGGTGCAAGGCCAGGACAGCATCTTTATCATCTCTTTTGAGCCGGAGCAGGGCAAGAATTTCGAGGGGCTGGAGGGGTTGCTCTACATCAACAGCAGCGGCTGGGCGGTGCAAAATGTGCTGGCTGGCTCGGCAGGCGACGACGAAAAGCGCAACATCCGGCTGCAGCAGCGCTACGAACGGGTGGGGCCGCAAAAGCGGTGGTTCCCCACCGAACTAGACGTGGAGCTGACCATCCCGCAACTCAGCCTGAACGGGCACCAGCCTTATGCCCGCCTGCGCACCTACATCACCAACATCAACCTAAACCCAAACCTGCAGCCCACCGACTTTGGGGTGGTGGCCCTGAAGCAGCAACCAGACGCCCACCGCCAGCCCGACAGTTTTTTTCAGGCCTACCGCCCCGACTCGCTCACACAGTTGGAACAGCGCACCTACGAGCGCCTCGACAGCGTGGGCCGTGCCCGGAAACTGGACCGCACCATCCGGACCATGGAGTACCTGATGAGCAAACAGATCCCCATAGGGGCGATAAGTTTGGACCTGAGGCGCCTGTTGCGCGTGGGTGCTCTTGAGGGCATGCGGTTAGGCATGGGCGCCTATACCAACGACCGTTTCTCGGAGAGATGGAAGGTAGGTGGCTACGGGGGCTATGCCTTAAAGGACCGCAAGGCCAAATATGGCGCCGATGCCGCGGTTATACTTTACCGGCCGCTGGAGCTGCAGTTAAAAGCTACCTACTTTAAGGATATCCTGGAAACCGGCGGCCGCAGACTGGCTTTTGAAGAAGGCTACGGGTTACTGGGGAACCTGCGCCGGGCGCTCCTGACGGACATGGATTACACCACCCACCAAAGTATAGCCCTGCAGGGCCGCGTGCTGCGCTACCTGCAGGCCAACGCCCAACTGCGGCAGGAGGAGCGGCAGCCGACCTTGCTGCAGCAGGAAGGGCAGCCGCTATCCACCTTTAACCTTGCGGAGGCGGTGCTGAGCCTGCGCTACGCCCCGGGCGAGAAGTACATGCAGCAGTTCAACCGCCTGGTGCCGATGACGGGGGAGGAACAGCCGGTGCTGTGGCTGCAGTACACCCGCGGCCTGGATGGCTTTCTGGAGGGCGATTACGGCTACCACAAGTATGACCTGCGGCTGAAGACTTTGCTGCGCCACCGCACCTTCGGCGAGAGCAGGGTTATACTTGCGGGGGGATGGGTAGAGGGCAATGCACCCCTGGTAACGCGCTACAACGGCTACGGCAGCAACAACCGCGACTACAAGCTGTACACCAGCGAAGGCTTTGAGACCATGTACCCCTACGAGTTCTTCACCGACCGGTATGCTGCCCTGTTCTTCTCCCAGAACTTCGGCAAGCGCCTGCTCAACACCCGCTTCTTCGCCCCCGACCTGGTGGCGGTCACCAACATTGGCTTCGGAAGTATGGAGGAACCGCTGCAGGAGCTGCCGGAAGTGGCTTTCAGAAGTATGCGCAAAGGTTTTTTTGAGTCCGGGCTGATGCTCAACAATATCATCAGTTCCCCGTTCAGCGGTGTGGGAGTAGGGGCTTTTTACCGTTACGGCCCATACGCTCTTCAAAACTCCCGCGAAAACCTCCGTATAAAGCTTACCGTGAGCCTGTTGTTTTAA
- a CDS encoding phosphatase PAP2 family protein, translating into MNLKNRLTIFLLGLVMLANPVLAQQPSISKDSSTVLTDTGISIAADTAQPPGLELRNKAIITTEGDTIYPGQKEPFTEAQLREGENKRFLKRAVLPSTVLIGLGIYTIQDRGLFSSFDARDARNRHTPDFATKVDDYVFFVPLAYLYGFNAFSSQNRHEVGRQTKLLIASGALTSALVWPTKKLTDIDRPNGDPTAFPSGHTAYAFTIATVVDKEFRHKSPWVSVGSYAIATGTGVMRMLNNEHWMADVLAGAGVGILSVNTVYWLHDKFAKDKGLNTMVVPTVLPNGSPGVGLSVTF; encoded by the coding sequence TTGAATCTGAAGAATAGACTAACCATTTTTTTGTTGGGGCTGGTCATGCTGGCAAACCCTGTGCTGGCGCAGCAGCCAAGTATAAGCAAGGATAGTAGCACTGTGCTGACGGACACGGGTATCTCAATTGCTGCAGATACCGCCCAACCACCAGGCCTTGAATTGCGCAACAAGGCCATCATTACGACAGAGGGTGACACGATTTATCCGGGCCAGAAAGAGCCTTTCACGGAGGCACAACTACGGGAGGGTGAGAACAAGCGCTTCCTGAAGCGTGCCGTGCTGCCATCCACCGTCCTGATCGGCCTAGGCATTTACACCATACAGGACCGGGGCTTGTTCAGCAGCTTTGATGCCCGCGATGCGCGCAACCGGCATACCCCCGACTTCGCCACCAAGGTGGATGATTATGTTTTCTTCGTGCCGCTGGCTTACTTGTACGGCTTCAACGCCTTCTCCTCCCAGAACCGGCACGAGGTGGGCCGGCAGACAAAACTGCTGATCGCCTCCGGCGCCCTGACCTCCGCCCTGGTGTGGCCTACCAAAAAGCTAACGGATATTGATCGCCCGAATGGGGATCCAACCGCCTTCCCGTCGGGCCACACGGCCTATGCCTTTACCATCGCCACGGTGGTGGATAAGGAGTTTCGGCACAAGAGTCCTTGGGTAAGTGTGGGCAGCTATGCCATAGCCACTGGCACGGGTGTAATGCGCATGCTCAACAACGAGCACTGGATGGCCGATGTGCTGGCCGGGGCCGGCGTAGGCATCCTTTCGGTAAACACGGTATACTGGCTGCACGATAAATTTGCCAAGGATAAAGGCCTGAACACGATGGTGGTGCCCACGGTGCTGCCAAACGGAAGCCCGGGTGTGGGGCTGAGTGTAACCTTTTAA
- a CDS encoding NAD(P)H-hydrate dehydratase — protein sequence MKILTSAQTREADAYTIREEGISSTDLMERAAKAFTGWFENKFQPGAEVHLFCGPGNNGGDGLAVARLLHERKYKVQPYLVGDTSKASDDFNVNLQRLPQELQPIHVEQEDAIPALDSHVLVIDALFGTGLNRPAMGLYGKVIEKLNSSGATISSIDIPSGLFSDSQTPDEGAIIRSKYTISFELPKLAFLLPQHEPYVGEWHVVPIGLSQKFIAAAKSDVYCTRQEDVQQLLRPRKKFSHKGTYGHALLLCGGYGKMGAAVLAARACLRSGIGLLTVQVPQAGYPILQTAVPEAMTLTDKNRKHLSELPQDMDKYNVIGIGPGIGTERVTKTAIGQLLATAPHPIILDADAINLIAASEKLKGQLYKKKLIFTPHPKEFERLVGKVKNDYDRLQHLREFCLEYGCYVVLKGSHTAVGTPEGKVYMNTTGNPGLATGGTGDVLTGIITALVGQQYTLEEACRLGVFIHGLAADLALQTVGDIAMTASDVIDHLPKAFLHLTRPLP from the coding sequence ATGAAAATCCTGACCTCCGCCCAAACACGCGAAGCAGACGCTTATACCATCCGTGAAGAAGGCATCTCCTCCACCGATTTGATGGAACGGGCAGCAAAAGCATTTACCGGGTGGTTCGAGAATAAGTTTCAACCGGGCGCGGAGGTGCACCTTTTCTGCGGCCCCGGCAATAACGGCGGCGACGGGCTGGCAGTGGCGCGGCTGCTGCACGAACGCAAGTATAAGGTGCAGCCTTACCTGGTGGGTGATACCTCCAAGGCTTCCGATGATTTTAACGTAAACCTGCAGCGCCTGCCGCAGGAGCTGCAGCCTATCCACGTGGAACAGGAAGATGCTATACCTGCCCTGGATAGCCATGTACTGGTGATCGATGCCCTCTTCGGCACCGGTCTAAACCGCCCGGCCATGGGTTTGTATGGCAAGGTGATCGAGAAGCTCAACAGCAGCGGCGCTACCATCTCCTCTATCGATATCCCCTCCGGCCTCTTCTCCGACAGCCAGACGCCCGACGAAGGGGCCATCATCCGGTCAAAGTATACTATCAGCTTTGAGCTGCCTAAATTAGCGTTTCTGCTACCACAGCACGAGCCCTACGTGGGCGAGTGGCATGTGGTGCCGATCGGGCTGAGTCAAAAATTTATCGCAGCAGCAAAATCTGATGTATACTGCACCAGGCAGGAAGATGTGCAGCAACTGCTGAGACCCCGTAAAAAGTTCTCGCACAAGGGCACCTACGGCCACGCACTGCTGCTTTGCGGCGGATACGGCAAAATGGGGGCCGCCGTACTGGCGGCCCGCGCCTGCCTGCGCAGCGGCATCGGCCTATTGACGGTGCAGGTGCCGCAGGCCGGCTATCCCATCCTGCAAACTGCCGTGCCCGAAGCCATGACGCTGACCGACAAGAACCGGAAGCACCTTTCGGAACTGCCGCAGGACATGGACAAGTATAACGTAATCGGCATCGGCCCGGGCATCGGTACAGAGCGTGTCACCAAAACAGCCATAGGCCAGCTGCTGGCTACCGCCCCGCACCCCATCATACTAGATGCGGATGCCATCAACCTTATAGCTGCGAGTGAGAAGCTGAAAGGGCAGCTGTACAAGAAAAAACTCATTTTTACACCGCACCCCAAGGAGTTTGAGCGGTTGGTGGGCAAGGTAAAAAACGATTACGACCGCCTGCAGCACCTGCGGGAGTTCTGCCTGGAGTATGGCTGCTACGTGGTGCTAAAGGGCAGCCACACCGCTGTAGGCACGCCGGAGGGCAAGGTATACATGAACACCACCGGCAACCCCGGCCTGGCTACCGGCGGCACCGGCGATGTGCTGACGGGCATCATTACGGCATTGGTGGGGCAGCAATATACTTTAGAAGAGGCCTGCCGGCTGGGGGTATTTATACATGGGCTTGCCGCCGACCTGGCGCTGCAAACCGTAGGAGACATTGCCATGACAGCCTCTGATGTGATCGACCACCTGCCCAAGGCTTTCCTGCACCTCACCCGGCCACTGCCATAG
- a CDS encoding UbiA family prenyltransferase has protein sequence MSANRDIGIREAERHPYRLLEGLLYSSVFIAFCGFALTVETYLLAELPVSWAMAVFVFLATLFTYNMSSVQSILRRPNQPEKRYDPIWSQRHKKELAVLGLLSIAVAVGVYFWFNLRINLWFVLHLAVISVGYTVPVLYKRRRVRPLRSVPLLKVFLIAYVWAVVTALFPLLDAGLEVWQPEALWLFLRRFLFILALALLFDIRDYAYDRDMNTLTFPGWIGVRNTKRLSLGLLLLYMLVVLASGESGLILGALLASAVGAAIIVWRSAENRPRVYFAILADGAMLLHAGLVLLAMAVAG, from the coding sequence ATGAGCGCGAACAGAGACATCGGCATAAGAGAGGCGGAGCGCCACCCGTACAGGCTGCTGGAGGGGCTGCTGTACAGCAGCGTCTTTATCGCTTTCTGCGGCTTTGCGCTGACCGTAGAAACCTACCTGCTGGCGGAACTGCCGGTGTCATGGGCCATGGCGGTATTCGTATTTCTGGCCACCCTCTTTACCTACAACATGAGCAGCGTGCAGAGCATCCTACGGCGGCCGAATCAACCTGAAAAGAGGTATGATCCTATCTGGAGCCAGCGGCATAAAAAAGAGCTGGCGGTGCTGGGGCTGCTAAGCATAGCCGTGGCGGTGGGGGTGTACTTTTGGTTTAATCTCCGGATAAACCTGTGGTTTGTGTTGCACCTGGCGGTGATCTCGGTGGGGTACACGGTGCCGGTGCTCTACAAGCGGAGGCGCGTAAGGCCCCTGCGCAGCGTGCCGCTGCTGAAGGTGTTTCTGATCGCCTATGTGTGGGCGGTGGTAACGGCCTTGTTCCCGCTGCTGGATGCCGGCCTGGAAGTATGGCAACCGGAAGCCCTGTGGCTGTTTCTGCGCCGCTTCCTGTTCATCCTTGCCCTCGCCCTCCTGTTCGATATCCGCGATTATGCCTATGACCGCGACATGAACACGCTGACGTTTCCGGGCTGGATAGGCGTGCGCAACACCAAACGGCTCTCACTGGGGCTGCTGTTGTTGTACATGCTGGTGGTGCTGGCAAGTGGCGAGAGCGGCCTCATACTTGGGGCATTGCTGGCAAGTGCCGTGGGGGCGGCAATTATCGTGTGGCGGTCAGCGGAAAACCGGCCACGGGTATACTTTGCCATATTGGCTGATGGAGCTATGCTGCTGCACGCGGGGCTGGTGCTGCTGGCTATGGCAGTGGCCGGGTGA
- a CDS encoding inorganic diphosphatase has protein sequence MENTEDKNNPWHSVSYGEASPEVVTAIIEIPKGSKAKYELDKDSGMLKLDRVLFSSVNYPANYGFIPQTYCDDKDPLDILVICSIDVQPMCLIDAKVIGVMQMIDNNEEDDKIIAVAYNDMSVRHINDISELPPHTLLEMRRFFEDYKKLENKEVVVEQFLGREHAYRIIQESIELYNTTFGEPTKKEQTL, from the coding sequence ATGGAGAACACAGAGGACAAGAACAACCCCTGGCATAGTGTGAGCTACGGCGAAGCATCGCCGGAAGTGGTAACGGCTATCATTGAGATACCGAAGGGATCGAAGGCAAAATATGAATTGGACAAGGATAGCGGGATGCTGAAGCTGGACCGTGTGCTTTTCTCTTCGGTGAACTACCCGGCCAACTATGGCTTTATCCCACAAACTTACTGCGACGACAAAGACCCGCTTGATATACTGGTGATCTGCTCGATTGATGTACAGCCCATGTGCCTGATCGATGCAAAGGTGATTGGTGTGATGCAGATGATCGACAACAACGAGGAAGACGACAAAATCATTGCCGTAGCCTACAACGACATGTCGGTGCGCCACATCAATGATATCTCGGAGCTGCCGCCGCACACGTTGCTGGAGATGCGCCGCTTCTTTGAAGACTACAAGAAGCTGGAGAACAAGGAAGTGGTCGTGGAGCAGTTCCTCGGGCGTGAGCACGCTTACAGGATCATCCAGGAGAGCATAGAGCTTTACAACACGACCTTTGGCGAGCCCACTAAAAAGGAGCAAACGCTTTAA